In one Dermacentor albipictus isolate Rhodes 1998 colony chromosome 4, USDA_Dalb.pri_finalv2, whole genome shotgun sequence genomic region, the following are encoded:
- the LOC135901189 gene encoding uncharacterized protein has product MAGKESAAQSGKPSVAPSAANAEMAAATAEAVRVPVGAAPVVPAYVAPAKQYDDDDDDDADDAGGKPQHRSLLMKEASTPGPNPACIFSVALVVITLSAVASFYALEAINNSSESPADTSSTVQGAANVTTDNPARLDDAEPETSSGADFLDEQETIVPAGTT; this is encoded by the exons ATGGCCGGCAAGGAAAGTGCGGCTCAGTCCGGAAAGCCCTCGGTGGCGCCGTCGGCTGCAAACGCGGAGATGGCTGCGGCGACTGCGGAGGCCGTCCGTGTGCCCGTCGGCGCGGCACCCGTCGTGCCGGCCTACGTGGCTCCAGCGAAGCAgtacgacgatgacgacgatgacgacgctgATGATGCCGGGGGAAAGCCCCAGCACAGGTCCCTCTTGATGAAGGAG GCGAGCACCCCCGGCCCCAACCCCGCCTGCATCTTCAGCGTGGCGCTGGTGGTCATCACGCTGTCCGCGGTGGCCAGCTTCTACGCCCTGGAGGCGATCAACAACTCGTCCGAGTCGCCGGCCGACACATCGAGCACAGTTCAGGGTGCGGCCAACGTGACCACCGATAATCCGGCGAGGCTGGACGACGCGGAGCCAGAGACCAGCAGTGGCGCTGACTTCCTCGACGAGCAGGAAACCATCGTCCCCGCAGGGACAACCTGA